The Natronomonas salsuginis genomic sequence TCGTACTATCGCCGTAGCGAACTGATAAACCCCACGTTTCGTCCCGGCCGATCGGGAACTCACCCCTGCAGTTCGGCGTCGGCGAGTGCCTCGTTGAGGTCCGCTCCGACGTGCTCGCCCAGCTCGCGGTTGCCTGCCGTCGTGACGATCCGGTTCTCCTGGACGCTCGACCCGTCTCGAATCAGCAGTCGGACGTTGCCGTGCTGATCGGCTCGTGTGGCCTTCGCTCGTACGCCCGTCCGTGATCCCGAACCGCCCGCGTCGATCGGTCCCGGGATGATCTTTTTGACGTGTGGATGCTCGGCGACCGTTTGCAGCGTTCGGCGGCCGGCACGTCCGCCGATGACCGTGCTGTGGCTGCCGCCGAGTTTCTCTTCGACCGTGGCCTCGACGACTTCCAGCGCGGGTTGGCCGCGCTTTCGTCTGACTGCCTCGATCGGATCGTCGTCCTCGACTCGATAGAACGGATACCGAAGCTCGGCTCGAACGGCGCTGATCACGTCTCTGTCCCCAGTCGCATACACCTCTTCCGGCCGTTTTCGGCGCGCTTCGTCGGCGATCCGCCCAGCGAAATTCCTGCGTTCGGTCGGTGCCCATCGCTCGTCCGTTTCGCGCGTCGTCGTCACTGTTCGTTGGGCGACGATCTCGTCGTCGAAGAGCGCGGTTACCGTCGCTCGCTCCGCGTCACACTCGACGACGACGGTGTCGGCGTTTGCGCTGCGACAGACCAAGCAGTAATCGCCTGGCCGGTCGAGCGACGACGCACAGCACCGACAGTCCATACCCGATGGGAAGCGATCGGCTCGGATAAGCGAGGCGGTTTTTCGAAGGTCAGGCGAGGTCGTCGGGATCGACCTTCAGAAACTCGCGGGCGAGCACGGTCGCGTAGCTCCCCTTCGGCAGCGAGAACCGGAGCGTGAGCGGGTCCGCCTCGATGTCGAGATCTGTCGACACTCGAATCGCCCGACGAGTTCCCGTCGAGCCGAACTCCCCCGGTCGATCGAAGTTCGATCGATCGAGCCCCAAGTCGTCGAGGACGTGCCGAGCGATCGCCGCCGGCTCCCCCTCCCCGAACTCCGTGTCGGTCCCGACGAGTGGGGCGGTGACGAAGGCCCGCCCCCGCTCGCAGTGTCGGCTGATCGTCCCGACTTGGCCCCCTTCGACCACCTGTGTTCGGCCCGGGTCCGGCAGCCCGTCCTCGTCGGCGAAACAGACGACGTCGCCCTCGACTGGCCGTCCGAACGGAAGTCCTCGACGGAGTCGCTCGGAGAGTATTCGGTTGAATGCGTAGGATTGGGCGGCGTTCGTGAACATCCGCTGGAGGTTCGTCGGCAGACGTTCGAGGGCGGCGCGGTAGTCCGCGTCGGTGTCCGCACCCTCGGCGAGCCGTCCGGCGATCGCTCGTTCGAACCGAAGCCCGCCCGGAAGCAGTTCGTCCGCGCGTTTCCACTCGAGATCGGCTCCGAGTCGCTCTCTTGCCGTTCGCGTCCGCTCGAGCTCCCGATCGCTCGCCTCACAGACGTAGCGAACGGCTGCCGATTCCC encodes the following:
- a CDS encoding DUF2103 domain-containing protein, with amino-acid sequence MDCRCCASSLDRPGDYCLVCRSANADTVVVECDAERATVTALFDDEIVAQRTVTTTRETDERWAPTERRNFAGRIADEARRKRPEEVYATGDRDVISAVRAELRYPFYRVEDDDPIEAVRRKRGQPALEVVEATVEEKLGGSHSTVIGGRAGRRTLQTVAEHPHVKKIIPGPIDAGGSGSRTGVRAKATRADQHGNVRLLIRDGSSVQENRIVTTAGNRELGEHVGADLNEALADAELQG
- the truD gene encoding tRNA pseudouridine(13) synthase TruD, translating into MRDAHPIEAAVGIEYYVTDTDGVGGHLRDRPTDFRVREREAFGADLRGLDAAIGSYPHLVFRATLRGWDTNDFAAGLSNKLAISRERVSWAGTKDKHAVTTQLFSVRYESNDLPTVDGADVDVLGRAGRPVLFGDLIGNEFELVVRDAIQPENADTIAEELRQFAGDGEESNEDIAVPNYFGQQRFGSKRAITHRVGLDIVRGEWESAAVRYVCEASDRELERTRTARERLGADLEWKRADELLPGGLRFERAIAGRLAEGADTDADYRAALERLPTNLQRMFTNAAQSYAFNRILSERLRRGLPFGRPVEGDVVCFADEDGLPDPGRTQVVEGGQVGTISRHCERGRAFVTAPLVGTDTEFGEGEPAAIARHVLDDLGLDRSNFDRPGEFGSTGTRRAIRVSTDLDIEADPLTLRFSLPKGSYATVLAREFLKVDPDDLA